In a genomic window of Salegentibacter salegens:
- a CDS encoding glycosyltransferase, whose translation MATLLLGFFFLFSLIILAYYLAFFAFASDKTKNSGSVNLPVSVIVCAKNEAENLKNFLPPILEQDYPDFEVIIINDASQDETLEVIENFQALDGRVKLVDVQNNEAFWANKKYALTLGIKKARNPYLIFTDADCAPQSRNWITHMAAGFQEEKSIVLGYGGYFKNSKSLLNKLIRFETLLTAIQYFSYAKLGNPYMGVGRNLAYTSKQFYDQKGFANHLHLRSGDDDLFVNEGGNEENTFICHHPEATTRSVPKTDLKSWFHQKRRHASVAGFYKTKDKFLLGLFYVSRFFFWILLAVLLIIQFQWELVLGVAGLVLLLQAIVYAKSAQKLQETDVVWLFPFLEVFLIFTQFGIYIANSVSKPTHWK comes from the coding sequence ATGGCAACACTTCTACTGGGATTTTTCTTTTTATTTTCCTTAATTATTCTCGCCTATTATTTAGCCTTTTTCGCATTTGCAAGTGATAAAACCAAAAATTCTGGTTCGGTAAACCTGCCGGTCTCGGTTATAGTTTGTGCAAAAAATGAAGCCGAAAACCTTAAAAACTTCCTCCCTCCAATCCTCGAGCAAGATTATCCCGATTTTGAAGTTATCATTATTAATGATGCTTCACAGGATGAAACTTTGGAGGTTATAGAAAATTTCCAGGCCCTGGATGGTCGGGTTAAATTAGTAGACGTCCAAAATAATGAAGCTTTTTGGGCCAATAAAAAGTATGCACTTACCCTGGGGATAAAAAAAGCCCGGAATCCTTATTTAATTTTTACCGATGCCGATTGCGCCCCCCAAAGCCGCAACTGGATTACCCATATGGCTGCCGGCTTTCAGGAAGAAAAGAGTATTGTTTTAGGTTACGGTGGTTATTTTAAAAACAGTAAATCACTACTTAACAAACTTATTCGTTTCGAGACCCTGCTTACCGCTATTCAATATTTTTCTTATGCAAAATTAGGAAATCCATATATGGGGGTAGGTAGAAATCTCGCTTATACTTCCAAACAATTCTATGATCAAAAAGGATTTGCAAATCATTTGCACCTACGTTCGGGTGACGATGATCTTTTTGTAAATGAAGGAGGAAATGAAGAAAATACTTTTATTTGTCATCACCCCGAAGCCACTACGCGAAGTGTCCCAAAAACCGATTTAAAATCCTGGTTTCATCAAAAAAGAAGACACGCTTCAGTTGCCGGGTTTTATAAAACCAAAGACAAATTTTTACTGGGCTTATTTTATGTTTCGCGATTCTTTTTCTGGATATTATTGGCTGTGTTATTAATAATTCAATTTCAATGGGAGCTAGTATTAGGTGTGGCAGGCCTCGTTTTATTATTACAAGCGATTGTTTATGCTAAATCGGCACAGAAACTCCAGGAGACCGATGTGGTTTGGTTATTTCCGTTTTTAGAAGTATTTTTAATATTTACCCAATTTGGCATATATATAGCAAACAGCGTTTCAAAACCTACCCATTGGAAATAA
- a CDS encoding membrane or secreted protein, whose translation MQLFLITIVLLGLAFAGIAIKIWGKKDGKFAGTCASQSPFLNKEGEACSFCGKMPDEMSDCSGEEKKAAN comes from the coding sequence ATGCAATTATTTTTAATAACAATAGTACTTTTAGGACTGGCCTTTGCCGGAATTGCCATAAAAATATGGGGAAAGAAAGATGGTAAATTTGCAGGAACCTGCGCAAGCCAAAGTCCGTTTTTAAATAAAGAGGGTGAAGCCTGCAGTTTCTGTGGAAAAATGCCCGATGAAATGTCTGATTGCTCTGGAGAAGAAAAGAAAGCGGCTAATTAG
- a CDS encoding fasciclin domain-containing protein has product MKTKILIVLLAAFAFSFTSCEDTKKKEEERAKIEQQEAERQAEMAAEEERMEMESNSIAAKAMQTDSLSTLVSALQNADLADTFTEDEGPYTVFAPTNSAFEKVDQATMDELMKSENQDQLATVLKYHVVDDEITASDLSQMIEDGEGEASFSTMDGAELKVMMDGDNIVLQDENGNKATIIATDIEASNGMVHLIDAVVMKKKES; this is encoded by the coding sequence ATGAAAACTAAGATTTTAATAGTACTCCTGGCAGCTTTTGCTTTTAGTTTTACTTCTTGTGAAGATACTAAGAAAAAGGAAGAAGAAAGAGCTAAAATTGAGCAACAAGAAGCCGAGCGGCAGGCTGAAATGGCAGCTGAAGAAGAACGTATGGAAATGGAATCTAACAGTATTGCTGCCAAAGCAATGCAAACAGATTCTTTAAGTACTCTTGTTAGCGCACTGCAAAATGCAGATTTAGCCGATACTTTTACCGAAGATGAAGGTCCATATACGGTGTTTGCACCAACGAACAGTGCCTTTGAAAAGGTTGACCAGGCTACGATGGATGAATTGATGAAAAGTGAAAACCAGGATCAATTAGCCACGGTATTAAAATATCATGTAGTAGATGATGAAATCACTGCTTCAGATTTAAGCCAAATGATTGAAGATGGGGAAGGCGAAGCAAGTTTTTCTACCATGGATGGCGCAGAACTTAAAGTAATGATGGATGGAGACAATATTGTTCTCCAGGACGAAAATGGAAACAAAGCAACTATTATTGCTACAGATATTGAAGCATCCAACGGAATGGTGCACCTTATTGATGCTGTGGTAATGAAGAAAAAAGAATCTTAG
- the murB gene encoding UDP-N-acetylmuramate dehydrogenase produces the protein MQVAENFSLKEHNTFGVDVNARKFVSVHATEELREVLQQTYASEIFVLGGGSNMLLTQDIDKTVVHIGIKGIELISESRDEVVLKVGAGENWHQFVLYCIEKGYGGLENLSLIPGNVGTAPVQNIGAYGVELKDTFESCEAMRIQTLEIKTFNLQQCEFDYRNSVFKNKLKGEYIITSVNFRLSKRNHQLSTSYGAIQAELDKYEIKEPTIKNISDAVVSIRQQKLPDPRELGNSGSFFKNPVIKESEFKKLQKQFPEIPFYALQANNIKIPAGWLIDQAGLKGYRQGDAGVHKNQALVLVNYGNATGEEILGLSKEIQDKIYKKYKIRLEPEVNVF, from the coding sequence ATGCAGGTTGCTGAAAATTTTTCGCTGAAAGAACACAATACGTTTGGAGTAGATGTAAATGCCCGGAAATTCGTTTCGGTGCATGCTACTGAAGAATTGCGCGAAGTATTACAGCAAACCTATGCGTCAGAAATTTTTGTACTTGGAGGCGGCAGTAATATGTTGCTTACCCAGGATATAGATAAAACCGTTGTTCATATTGGTATAAAGGGAATAGAACTTATTTCTGAAAGTCGGGATGAAGTGGTTTTAAAAGTTGGTGCCGGTGAAAACTGGCACCAATTTGTGCTTTATTGTATAGAAAAAGGATACGGCGGATTAGAAAACCTATCCCTAATCCCAGGTAATGTAGGCACAGCACCGGTACAGAATATTGGCGCTTATGGCGTGGAGCTTAAAGACACTTTTGAATCTTGCGAAGCTATGCGCATACAAACGCTGGAAATTAAAACTTTCAACCTGCAACAATGCGAATTTGATTACCGCAACTCTGTATTTAAAAATAAGCTGAAGGGAGAATATATTATCACTTCAGTAAACTTTAGATTGAGTAAAAGAAATCATCAATTAAGCACATCTTATGGCGCAATCCAGGCTGAATTAGATAAGTACGAGATTAAAGAACCTACAATTAAAAATATTTCTGATGCCGTTGTAAGTATTCGGCAGCAAAAATTACCCGATCCCAGGGAACTGGGCAACAGCGGCAGCTTTTTTAAAAACCCGGTAATTAAGGAATCGGAATTTAAAAAACTTCAGAAGCAATTTCCTGAAATCCCTTTTTATGCCTTGCAGGCAAATAACATAAAAATTCCAGCTGGCTGGTTAATAGATCAGGCTGGTTTAAAAGGCTACCGCCAGGGAGATGCCGGGGTACATAAAAACCAGGCATTGGTTTTGGTAAATTACGGAAACGCAACTGGAGAAGAAATTTTGGGTCTTTCTAAAGAAATTCAGGATAAAATCTATAAAAAATATAAGATAAGGCTTGAACCCGAGGTGAATGTTTTTTAA
- a CDS encoding pyridoxal phosphate-dependent aminotransferase: MPSISNKGRNMPESPIRKLVPFAEAAVKKGKKIYQLNIGQPDIETPKAALDAVKNNNIDVLSYSHSAGFESYRTKLAKYYRKNDIPVDALDIIITTGGSEALLFAMGSITDPGDEVIIPEPFYANYNGFATASGVQIVPIKGSIEDNFSLPPISEFEKLITDKTKAILLCNPGNPTGYLYTREEIQQLADLALKHDLFIVADEVYREFAYDGVKHHSIMSIPGLEQNAIMVDSVSKRYSMCGARIGCLVSKNKEVMIAAMKFAQARLSPPTFAQIAAEAALDTPDEYFEDVNKEYTERRNLLIEGLEQIPGVKVAKPKGAFYCIAELPIDNADKFAQWLLEEFQHNGETVMVAPANGFYSTPNTGMNQVRIAYVLKKENLEKAIEILKIALEEYNK, encoded by the coding sequence ATGCCAAGTATTTCAAACAAAGGGCGCAACATGCCCGAATCTCCAATAAGAAAATTAGTTCCTTTTGCTGAAGCAGCCGTAAAAAAAGGAAAAAAAATATACCAGCTAAATATTGGGCAACCAGATATTGAAACGCCAAAAGCAGCTTTAGATGCTGTAAAGAATAACAACATAGATGTTCTTTCTTACAGCCATTCTGCAGGTTTTGAATCTTATAGAACCAAATTGGCTAAATACTATCGTAAGAATGATATCCCGGTTGATGCTTTAGATATTATTATCACTACCGGAGGTTCTGAAGCTTTATTATTTGCTATGGGAAGTATTACCGACCCCGGAGATGAAGTAATTATTCCAGAGCCTTTTTATGCAAATTATAATGGTTTTGCAACGGCTTCAGGAGTGCAAATAGTTCCTATTAAAGGATCTATAGAAGACAATTTTTCGCTTCCTCCGATCTCAGAATTTGAAAAATTAATTACTGATAAAACTAAAGCGATTTTACTCTGTAATCCAGGAAATCCTACCGGATATCTTTATACGCGTGAAGAAATTCAGCAACTTGCAGATTTGGCGCTAAAACACGACTTATTTATTGTTGCCGATGAAGTGTATCGTGAATTCGCTTACGATGGTGTAAAACATCATTCTATTATGAGCATTCCCGGGCTGGAACAAAACGCTATTATGGTAGATTCTGTTTCTAAACGTTACAGTATGTGTGGCGCAAGAATTGGCTGTCTGGTTTCAAAGAATAAGGAAGTTATGATTGCCGCAATGAAATTTGCACAGGCAAGATTAAGTCCGCCTACATTTGCGCAAATCGCTGCTGAAGCTGCACTTGATACGCCAGATGAATATTTTGAAGATGTAAATAAAGAATATACCGAGCGAAGAAACCTTTTAATTGAAGGTTTAGAGCAAATTCCCGGCGTAAAAGTAGCAAAACCAAAAGGTGCATTTTACTGCATCGCAGAATTACCAATAGATAACGCCGATAAATTTGCCCAGTGGTTGCTGGAAGAATTTCAGCATAACGGAGAAACAGTAATGGTAGCACCCGCTAATGGCTTCTACTCTACCCCAAACACCGGGATGAACCAGGTGCGAATTGCTTATGTTTTGAAAAAAGAAAATCTGGAAAAAGCCATAGAAATTCTTAAAATAGCCCTGGAAGAATATAACAAATAG
- a CDS encoding DUF1573 domain-containing protein, whose product MKKLIAIAIFVVAGLGTAMAQETAKIEFKSETIDYGEIKKGSDGVRVFEFTNTGNVPLVIANVTSSCGCTIPKKPEEPIQPGETGEIQVKYNTKLVGPIRKTVTVYSNAEEATKSLKIKGRVIEDDSSR is encoded by the coding sequence ATGAAAAAGTTAATCGCTATTGCCATTTTTGTTGTTGCCGGTTTAGGCACTGCAATGGCACAGGAAACAGCCAAAATAGAATTCAAATCTGAAACTATTGATTATGGCGAAATAAAAAAAGGAAGTGACGGTGTTCGCGTTTTTGAATTCACCAATACTGGAAATGTCCCATTGGTTATTGCCAATGTAACTTCAAGTTGTGGCTGTACAATTCCAAAGAAACCTGAAGAACCAATTCAACCGGGAGAAACCGGGGAAATTCAGGTAAAATATAACACTAAATTGGTTGGACCAATTAGAAAGACCGTTACCGTTTATTCTAATGCCGAAGAAGCTACAAAATCGCTTAAAATTAAAGGTAGAGTTATCGAGGATGATAGTAGCCGTTAA
- a CDS encoding valine--tRNA ligase, producing the protein MAIASQYDSKKVEDKWYNYWMENKYFHSEVDEREPYTIVIPPPNVTGVLHMGHMLNNTIQDVLVRRARLKGFNACWVPGTDHASIATEAKVVAKLKAEGIDKNDLSREEFLQHAWDWTHKHGGIILEQLKKLGASCDWDRTKFTMDDNMSASVIKVFVDLYEKGLIYRGYRMVNWDPVAKTTLSDEEVIHLEKQGNLYYLNYKVEGSDDVLTIATTRPETILGDTAICINPNDERFTHLKGKKAIVPICNRVIPIIEDEYVDVEFGTGCLKVTPAHDENDKMLGDKHNLEVIDILNDDASLNGYGMHYEGKDRFQARKEIVEELKEMGVLTKIEEHTNKVGTSERTGAVIEPKLSDQWFLKMKELAKPAIDAVVGDEINLVPDKFLNTYKHWMENVRDWNISRQLLWGQQIPAYFYGSGKEDFVVAETAKEALEKARIKSGNASLKTEELIQDKDALDTWFSSWLWPMSVFNGILEPENEEINYYYPTNDLVTAPEILFFWVARMIMAGYEYRGERPFKNVYLTGIVRDKQRRKMSKSLGNSPDPLGLIEQYGADGVRVGMLLSSPAGNDLMFEEDLCKQGSAFSNKIWNAFRLVEGWEISEEAKQPETAKIAIDWYTARFRKTLAEIEDHYSKYRMSDALMSTYKLVWDDYCSWFLEMVKPAYGEPIDAKTYKAVIEILEDNLKILHPFMPFVTEEIWQEITKRTPSEALIVAKWPELKEFNEEIINEFGLASEVIAGIRKIRKEKNISFKNTIDLMVMNNEKASELFDPVILKMGNINAFSYVDKQVEGALSFRVKSNEYFIPIAGSIDVEAEIEKLEEELKYNEGFLKSVEKKLSNERFVNNAPEKVVAIEKAKKADAEAKIEAIKASLKSLK; encoded by the coding sequence ATGGCGATTGCTTCCCAATACGATTCAAAAAAAGTAGAAGATAAATGGTATAACTACTGGATGGAGAACAAGTATTTTCATTCAGAAGTAGACGAGAGAGAGCCTTACACCATTGTGATCCCACCACCAAACGTAACGGGGGTTTTGCATATGGGGCATATGCTGAATAATACCATACAGGATGTTTTGGTGAGACGCGCCAGGTTAAAAGGCTTCAATGCCTGCTGGGTACCGGGAACCGATCACGCTTCTATAGCTACTGAAGCCAAAGTAGTAGCAAAATTAAAGGCTGAAGGAATTGATAAAAACGATCTTAGCCGTGAGGAATTTCTACAACACGCCTGGGACTGGACGCATAAACACGGTGGTATTATCCTGGAGCAATTAAAAAAGCTCGGAGCTTCCTGCGATTGGGACCGTACGAAGTTTACGATGGATGATAATATGTCAGCTTCGGTTATTAAGGTTTTTGTAGATCTATATGAAAAAGGCCTTATCTACCGTGGTTACCGGATGGTAAACTGGGATCCTGTAGCCAAAACCACACTTTCTGACGAAGAAGTGATTCATCTTGAAAAGCAGGGAAATCTTTATTATTTAAATTATAAAGTAGAAGGAAGTGATGATGTTTTAACCATCGCAACTACAAGGCCTGAAACTATTTTGGGCGATACCGCAATTTGTATCAACCCAAACGATGAACGTTTTACACATTTAAAAGGCAAAAAAGCAATTGTGCCAATTTGTAATCGCGTGATTCCAATTATTGAAGATGAATATGTGGATGTGGAGTTTGGTACCGGTTGTTTAAAAGTAACGCCGGCGCACGATGAGAACGATAAAATGCTGGGAGATAAACACAATCTTGAGGTAATAGATATTCTTAACGATGATGCCAGTCTTAATGGCTACGGAATGCATTATGAAGGTAAAGACAGGTTCCAGGCCAGAAAAGAAATTGTTGAAGAATTGAAAGAAATGGGTGTGCTTACCAAAATTGAAGAGCATACCAATAAAGTAGGAACCAGTGAGCGCACCGGTGCGGTAATAGAACCAAAGCTAAGCGACCAATGGTTTTTAAAGATGAAAGAGCTGGCCAAACCTGCAATTGATGCGGTGGTTGGAGATGAAATTAATTTGGTTCCCGATAAATTTCTAAATACTTACAAGCACTGGATGGAAAATGTGCGTGACTGGAATATTTCTCGTCAATTACTTTGGGGACAGCAAATTCCCGCTTATTTCTATGGAAGTGGAAAAGAAGATTTTGTAGTTGCTGAAACTGCTAAAGAGGCTTTGGAAAAAGCGAGAATAAAGTCAGGGAATGCAAGTTTAAAGACTGAAGAACTAATTCAGGATAAAGATGCATTAGATACCTGGTTTTCTTCCTGGTTATGGCCAATGAGCGTTTTTAACGGTATTCTTGAGCCCGAGAATGAAGAAATTAACTATTATTATCCTACCAACGATCTTGTAACCGCCCCTGAAATTTTATTCTTCTGGGTAGCACGTATGATTATGGCCGGTTATGAATATAGAGGAGAAAGACCTTTTAAAAATGTGTATCTAACCGGAATTGTTCGCGATAAGCAACGTAGAAAAATGTCTAAGTCGCTGGGGAATTCTCCAGATCCACTGGGATTAATCGAGCAATATGGCGCCGATGGTGTTAGGGTAGGAATGCTTTTAAGTTCTCCTGCCGGTAACGATTTAATGTTTGAAGAAGACCTTTGTAAGCAGGGAAGTGCATTTTCAAATAAAATTTGGAATGCTTTTAGGCTGGTAGAAGGCTGGGAAATATCAGAAGAAGCTAAACAACCCGAAACGGCTAAAATTGCGATAGACTGGTATACAGCGAGATTTAGAAAAACTCTTGCCGAAATTGAAGATCACTACTCAAAATACAGAATGAGTGATGCTTTAATGAGTACTTATAAATTGGTTTGGGACGATTACTGCTCCTGGTTCCTTGAAATGGTAAAACCGGCTTATGGGGAACCTATAGACGCAAAAACATATAAAGCGGTAATTGAAATTTTAGAAGATAACCTTAAGATTCTTCACCCGTTCATGCCTTTTGTGACCGAAGAGATTTGGCAGGAGATTACCAAAAGAACTCCTTCAGAAGCCTTAATTGTTGCCAAATGGCCAGAGCTTAAGGAATTTAATGAGGAAATAATCAATGAATTTGGTTTAGCTTCAGAAGTTATTGCTGGAATTAGAAAAATTAGGAAAGAGAAGAATATTTCGTTTAAAAACACCATAGATCTTATGGTGATGAACAATGAAAAAGCTTCAGAATTATTTGATCCTGTGATTTTAAAAATGGGAAATATTAATGCTTTTAGTTATGTAGATAAGCAAGTAGAAGGTGCACTTTCTTTCCGGGTAAAATCTAATGAGTATTTTATTCCAATAGCCGGTTCTATAGATGTGGAAGCTGAAATTGAAAAACTGGAAGAGGAATTAAAATACAATGAAGGTTTCTTGAAATCTGTAGAGAAGAAACTTTCTAACGAGCGTTTTGTGAATAATGCTCCGGAAAAAGTTGTGGCTATAGAAAAAGCTAAAAAAGCTGATGCAGAGGCTAAGATTGAAGCTATTAAGGCCAGTTTAAAAAGTCTGAAATAA
- a CDS encoding acyl-CoA-binding protein yields MNKQLVMPDTTEEKFLRAYDMASKTDQKFAPDVMLHFYAYYKKATQVNGFYAPPTNEGDIRNAFKINALLQVKNLSKQEAREKYVELVEEHIGEVTE; encoded by the coding sequence ATGAATAAGCAGTTAGTTATGCCTGATACAACAGAGGAAAAATTCTTAAGAGCTTATGACATGGCCAGCAAAACCGATCAAAAATTTGCGCCAGATGTTATGCTTCATTTCTACGCCTATTACAAAAAAGCCACACAGGTAAACGGTTTCTATGCTCCGCCTACTAACGAAGGAGATATTAGAAATGCCTTTAAAATAAACGCTTTATTACAGGTGAAAAACCTTAGCAAGCAGGAAGCTCGCGAAAAATATGTAGAACTTGTAGAAGAACATATTGGCGAAGTAACCGAATAA
- a CDS encoding phosphatidylserine decarboxylase family protein, with protein MFHKEGYKIMAIAALLFIAINAVSYSLINTYWIKFAILVATIILFFLIIQFFRNPKRNTILNDAHVVAPVDGKVVAIEEVEEKEYFKDRRLQVSIFMSPINVHVTRHPIGGKVKYSKYHPGKFLVAWHPKSSEENERTTVVVANDIAGEVLYRQIAGAMAKRIVNYAEVDNEVIQGSDSGFIKFGSRVDVFLPLNTPISVKLNQKVKGGLSVIAKIYE; from the coding sequence ATGTTTCATAAAGAAGGTTATAAAATTATGGCGATAGCAGCTTTGCTGTTTATCGCAATAAACGCGGTGTCTTATTCGTTAATAAATACATACTGGATAAAGTTTGCTATCCTGGTAGCCACTATAATATTGTTTTTTCTAATTATTCAGTTTTTTAGAAATCCTAAACGGAATACAATTTTAAACGATGCGCACGTGGTTGCCCCAGTAGACGGAAAAGTAGTAGCCATTGAAGAAGTAGAAGAAAAAGAATACTTTAAAGACAGGCGCCTGCAGGTTTCTATTTTTATGTCGCCCATAAACGTGCACGTAACAAGACATCCTATTGGGGGAAAAGTAAAATACAGCAAATATCATCCTGGGAAATTTTTGGTTGCCTGGCATCCAAAATCCAGTGAAGAGAACGAAAGAACTACCGTAGTGGTAGCAAACGATATTGCCGGCGAAGTTTTATACAGGCAAATTGCCGGTGCTATGGCAAAAAGGATTGTAAACTATGCTGAAGTTGATAATGAAGTGATTCAGGGTAGCGATAGCGGATTTATAAAATTCGGTTCCAGGGTAGATGTGTTTTTACCTTTAAATACACCAATCTCGGTTAAACTTAACCAGAAGGTAAAAGGTGGGCTAAGTGTAATAGCCAAAATCTATGAATAA
- a CDS encoding phosphatidate cytidylyltransferase gives MREAIIRTISGLLYVSILVASILSSELIFISLFYLLGLVCLIEMQKLLHLKSYALYAVQALLFYLFSYLKFNQDATILLLFTTIFVNLFLVKDLLVVRKIPVFEKKKYIIIIFYLISSVIFLTLIPTIEGVFIPKLVVGIFILIWTNDTFAYIVGKNFGNKKLFERISPNKTVEGFLGGVVFSGVASFFIFYYTQFLTFPIWLGMAIILSVFGTLGDLIQSKFKRQAGVKDSGTLMPGHGGLFDRLDSIIFSSPFVYAYLYILDYVS, from the coding sequence ATGAGGGAAGCTATTATTAGAACTATTTCAGGATTGTTGTACGTATCCATTTTGGTGGCTTCTATACTTTCTTCAGAGTTAATTTTTATCAGCTTATTTTACCTCTTAGGTCTTGTTTGCCTTATTGAAATGCAAAAACTTCTGCATTTAAAAAGTTATGCACTTTACGCTGTGCAAGCCTTACTTTTTTATCTTTTCAGCTATTTAAAATTCAATCAGGATGCGACTATCCTGCTCCTTTTTACCACCATTTTTGTGAACTTATTTCTTGTAAAAGATTTACTGGTAGTTAGAAAAATACCCGTTTTTGAAAAGAAAAAATATATTATTATAATATTCTACCTAATTTCATCGGTAATCTTTCTAACACTTATCCCAACTATTGAAGGCGTTTTTATTCCAAAATTGGTAGTGGGGATTTTCATTCTAATTTGGACTAATGATACTTTTGCTTATATTGTTGGTAAGAATTTTGGAAACAAAAAGCTTTTTGAACGTATTTCCCCCAATAAAACTGTGGAAGGTTTCCTGGGCGGAGTTGTTTTTAGCGGTGTAGCCAGTTTTTTTATTTTTTATTACACCCAGTTCCTCACCTTCCCTATCTGGCTGGGAATGGCTATAATACTTAGTGTTTTTGGAACGCTGGGAGATCTTATTCAATCAAAATTTAAACGGCAGGCCGGTGTAAAAGATAGCGGCACCTTAATGCCCGGGCACGGCGGTTTGTTTGACAGACTGGACAGTATTATTTTTTCGAGCCCATTTGTATATGCTTATCTATATATTCTAGATTATGTTTCATAA
- a CDS encoding LUD domain-containing protein, giving the protein MSLFRRFLNPKSKSDKKQESPEKAERGKYMPEVKLPTDERFMLNFKNNGGKFLYCEDNKELQEAFDNILLENDWYEKECFCLDPNLQDKFKGFNLDFTRSGAAPFFLSTCEYLVANDGSILISSNQIKECKLNDLPDNFVIISSTSQLIDTIGEGLRGIKFRNKQRIPSNITTIKNFETQKEGDFMSYGSSTKNLYLLLLEDL; this is encoded by the coding sequence ATGAGTCTATTTAGAAGATTTCTTAACCCTAAATCTAAATCAGACAAAAAACAGGAATCTCCTGAAAAAGCTGAGCGGGGAAAATACATGCCAGAGGTAAAACTCCCTACCGATGAGCGTTTTATGCTCAATTTTAAGAATAATGGGGGAAAATTTCTCTATTGTGAAGACAATAAAGAACTACAGGAAGCCTTTGACAATATTTTGCTTGAAAACGATTGGTATGAAAAGGAATGTTTTTGCCTTGACCCCAACCTGCAGGATAAATTTAAGGGTTTCAACCTTGATTTTACGAGATCTGGGGCAGCTCCATTCTTTCTTTCTACCTGTGAATACCTGGTAGCTAACGATGGGTCTATCCTTATTTCTTCCAACCAAATTAAAGAATGCAAACTCAACGATTTACCCGATAATTTTGTTATTATTTCTTCTACAAGCCAGTTAATAGATACAATTGGCGAAGGTCTTCGCGGCATTAAATTTAGAAACAAACAGCGAATTCCTTCTAATATTACTACCATCAAAAATTTTGAAACGCAAAAAGAAGGAGATTTTATGAGCTATGGAAGTAGCACAAAAAACCTATATTTGCTCCTGCTGGAAGATTTATAA